One window of the Arthrobacter sp. D5-1 genome contains the following:
- a CDS encoding helix-turn-helix transcriptional regulator — protein sequence MTNSQSSQTLIQERESTPVGQQGLAAARLAMQVRAVLHRALEASSISQKDLAERLNVGESRVSQILSGNGNVQVSTFAKMLRAIGYSVELLVVPADDSVPPLRDPKTRRNRRRGKKMHTDTVTVTRGGRSGVSTATIDFLVPVEDNEAFYETTGLHAVTRRPALDTWEIDWDEVNWDAPLNPSAPGSRKEETHVK from the coding sequence ATGACAAATAGCCAGAGTTCGCAAACGCTCATCCAGGAGCGAGAGTCGACGCCTGTAGGGCAGCAAGGGCTCGCCGCTGCTCGTTTGGCGATGCAAGTTAGGGCCGTTCTTCACCGCGCGCTGGAAGCAAGCTCAATTTCCCAAAAGGACTTAGCAGAACGACTCAATGTGGGTGAAAGTCGAGTATCCCAAATCCTCAGTGGGAATGGAAATGTCCAAGTTTCCACCTTCGCGAAGATGCTGCGCGCTATCGGCTACAGTGTTGAACTTCTCGTCGTTCCCGCTGATGACTCCGTGCCTCCACTGCGGGACCCTAAAACTCGCAGGAATCGGAGGCGGGGCAAAAAGATGCACACCGACACGGTAACGGTAACGCGTGGAGGGCGTAGCGGAGTGAGCACGGCCACGATCGATTTCCTGGTGCCGGTCGAAGACAACGAAGCTTTCTATGAAACCACCGGACTCCATGCCGTTACCCGTCGGCCAGCGTTAGATACGTGGGAAATCGATTGGGATGAGGTCAATTGGGATGCTCCTTTGAATCCCTCTGCTCCCGGTTCCCGAAAGGAGGAAACGCATGTCAAGTGA
- the istB gene encoding IS21-like element helper ATPase IstB has protein sequence MSPVTTANTAAPPLPADLEALMRSLKMPHARALAPDLIATARAQRWEPTEVIKALFTEEAAGRARSMLASRRKAAGFPTGKTFEAWDPAASSIPAPTQQALRTLEWITRRENLVVCGPSGTGKTFFLEALGQQAVEAGMRVAWFRLEDLGVLIRAHRTDDSVTRAVARILRAELVVIDDIGLLPVATDAAEGLYRVVDAAYEKRSIAISSNLHPAGFDELMPKTLATATVDRLLHHAHVCQTSGDSVRLTQALAGKGVTRLN, from the coding sequence ATGAGCCCCGTCACCACAGCCAACACCGCCGCTCCGCCGTTGCCGGCGGACCTGGAAGCCCTTATGCGGTCCCTGAAAATGCCCCACGCCCGTGCACTGGCACCGGACCTGATCGCGACCGCCCGCGCCCAGCGGTGGGAACCAACCGAGGTCATCAAAGCACTCTTCACCGAGGAAGCCGCCGGTCGGGCCCGGTCCATGCTCGCTTCCCGCCGCAAAGCAGCAGGCTTCCCGACCGGGAAGACCTTCGAGGCGTGGGACCCTGCAGCGTCCTCCATCCCTGCCCCGACCCAGCAGGCCCTCCGGACCCTGGAATGGATCACCCGCAGGGAAAACCTCGTCGTCTGCGGGCCCTCCGGGACCGGGAAGACGTTCTTCCTCGAAGCCCTCGGCCAGCAGGCCGTTGAAGCCGGAATGCGGGTCGCCTGGTTCAGGCTCGAAGACCTCGGCGTCCTGATCCGCGCCCACCGAACCGACGACAGCGTCACCCGGGCCGTGGCCAGGATTCTCCGCGCGGAGCTCGTGGTCATTGACGATATTGGCCTGTTGCCGGTGGCCACGGACGCCGCCGAAGGTCTCTACCGGGTCGTGGACGCAGCCTACGAAAAACGGTCCATCGCGATCAGCTCCAACCTCCACCCCGCCGGATTCGACGAGCTCATGCCCAAAACCCTCGCAACCGCCACCGTTGACCGGCTGCTGCACCACGCCCACGTCTGTCAGACCAGCGGCGATTCCGTCCGCCTCACCCAGGCCCTCGCCGGGAAAGGAGTAACCCGACTGAACTGA
- the istA gene encoding IS21 family transposase produces the protein MKSDGEIMEILAAYDLTGSLRATAELTGCSHHTVAKHVTARDAGRPIGEPTARGRVTDPFLPKIEEWVEASKGRIRADKAHEKLLALGYAGSERSTRRAIAQVKDAWRLGHTRVHRPWITEPGMWLQYDFGDGPRIGGVKTILFVAWLAFSRFRIVIPLKDRTAPSVFAALDRCFRILGGAPTYVLTDNEKTVTTSHVAGVPVRNQQTLDFARHYGVTVLTCQPADPATKGGVEASVKLAKADLVPKDTNLRDEYATFAELEAACTAFMDEVNHREHRTTRRKPAAMLAEEAPRLHRIPDTAHTVAFGLARMVPENTPMVTFENAQYSVPAHLLGARVFVRTHGTGPGEQVIIVHHGTAGPVEVARHDRARPGSPAINDEHFPGTRTRVPGDYEVRARSADEAAFLAIGEGARTWLMEAAAAGTARINVKMAEAVTLAKIAGTDQVDRALGDAALHGRFAHQDLASILNANIRRTTTHAANEATSLTQGTGAWAAIGNPTLNTTTNTTTKITPEEAR, from the coding sequence ATGAAGTCTGACGGAGAAATCATGGAAATTCTTGCTGCCTACGACCTGACCGGATCGTTGCGCGCCACTGCGGAGCTCACGGGCTGCTCGCACCACACTGTTGCCAAACACGTGACCGCCCGGGACGCAGGCCGGCCGATCGGGGAACCGACGGCACGGGGCCGGGTCACCGACCCGTTCCTGCCCAAGATCGAAGAATGGGTGGAAGCCTCCAAGGGCCGGATCCGCGCTGACAAGGCCCACGAGAAGCTCCTCGCTCTGGGCTATGCGGGTTCGGAGCGCTCCACCCGCCGGGCGATTGCGCAGGTCAAGGACGCGTGGCGGCTGGGCCACACCCGCGTCCATCGGCCGTGGATCACTGAACCTGGGATGTGGTTGCAGTACGACTTCGGCGACGGGCCACGGATCGGCGGGGTGAAGACGATCCTGTTCGTGGCGTGGCTGGCGTTCTCACGCTTCCGCATCGTGATCCCGCTCAAGGACAGGACGGCGCCGAGCGTGTTCGCGGCCCTGGACCGGTGCTTCCGGATCCTCGGCGGAGCACCGACCTATGTCCTCACGGACAACGAGAAGACCGTGACCACCTCCCACGTTGCCGGGGTCCCGGTGCGGAACCAGCAGACCCTGGACTTCGCCCGGCACTACGGGGTGACCGTGCTGACCTGCCAGCCCGCGGACCCGGCCACCAAAGGCGGGGTGGAAGCGTCCGTGAAGCTCGCCAAGGCCGACCTCGTGCCCAAAGACACCAACCTCCGCGACGAATACGCCACCTTCGCCGAGCTCGAGGCCGCCTGCACGGCGTTCATGGACGAGGTCAATCACCGTGAGCACCGGACGACGCGGCGCAAACCCGCAGCCATGCTCGCCGAGGAAGCCCCGCGGCTGCACCGTATCCCGGACACCGCCCACACGGTCGCCTTCGGACTCGCCCGCATGGTTCCGGAGAACACCCCAATGGTCACCTTCGAAAACGCCCAGTACTCCGTCCCGGCCCACCTGCTCGGAGCCCGGGTGTTCGTCCGCACCCACGGGACCGGGCCCGGCGAGCAGGTCATCATCGTCCACCACGGCACTGCAGGGCCCGTCGAAGTCGCCCGCCATGATCGGGCCCGGCCCGGCAGTCCCGCCATCAACGACGAACACTTCCCGGGAACCCGGACCAGGGTCCCCGGCGATTACGAGGTCAGGGCCCGCAGCGCGGACGAGGCAGCGTTCCTGGCCATCGGCGAAGGCGCCAGGACCTGGCTGATGGAGGCCGCCGCGGCCGGGACCGCACGGATCAACGTGAAAATGGCAGAAGCCGTCACGCTGGCCAAAATCGCCGGCACCGACCAGGTCGACCGGGCCCTGGGCGACGCCGCACTACATGGCCGGTTCGCGCACCAGGACCTCGCCTCGATCCTGAACGCCAACATCCGCCGCACGACCACCCACGCGGCCAACGAAGCCACCTCCCTGACTCAGGGAACCGGCGCGTGGGCCGCGATCGGCAACCCGACCCTGAACACCACAACCAACACCACGACCAAAATCACGCCGGAGGAGGCCCGATGA
- a CDS encoding helix-turn-helix domain-containing protein, producing the protein MNSDDALPKRLRFLTVEQVADELSVGVPTVRQLLKSGELRGLQIGGRGIWRVGAQDVEDFIEHAYRITADRIAAGEVPDDEPPVGSEQR; encoded by the coding sequence GTGAATAGTGATGATGCATTGCCCAAGCGCCTACGGTTCCTGACTGTGGAGCAGGTAGCTGATGAGCTATCGGTGGGAGTTCCTACGGTCCGCCAGTTGTTGAAGTCCGGTGAGTTGCGTGGGTTGCAGATCGGTGGTCGGGGAATCTGGCGTGTTGGGGCTCAGGACGTGGAGGACTTCATTGAGCACGCCTACCGGATTACGGCGGATCGAATAGCAGCGGGCGAAGTGCCAGACGATGAGCCCCCCGTTGGATCGGAGCAGAGGTAG
- a CDS encoding helix-turn-helix domain-containing protein has translation MTTPIRPPAAYVHGVGAPVVIVPARVAAWLERNASLNQIRINARGADPEVDSVLNALRLAALTWRTAATGSSQAPEPEATRESKWYSTTDAAERLGITDRAVRLAIQEKRLHATNLDGRWRITTEDIEHFKAAKAA, from the coding sequence ATGACTACGCCCATCCGTCCACCAGCGGCCTATGTGCATGGTGTAGGCGCCCCGGTCGTCATCGTCCCGGCCCGAGTAGCAGCGTGGCTTGAGAGAAACGCCAGCCTTAACCAAATCCGTATCAATGCCCGCGGCGCGGATCCGGAAGTGGATAGTGTCCTGAACGCTCTACGTCTCGCGGCACTTACATGGCGCACTGCCGCCACCGGAAGCAGCCAAGCGCCCGAACCGGAAGCCACGCGAGAATCAAAGTGGTACAGCACCACAGACGCCGCCGAACGGCTCGGCATCACCGACAGGGCTGTACGCCTAGCCATCCAAGAGAAACGCCTGCACGCCACCAACCTGGACGGACGCTGGCGCATCACCACCGAAGACATCGAACATTTCAAAGCCGCCAAAGCGGCATAG
- a CDS encoding DUF6283 family protein: MTRRTQVDPDIPDKPAAAEPCYECPFRTTNEHKQISFEVEGVNEFARIWWDISREGQTYGCHMAQRVCAGSVNMIVNELAKLRSYGTWDQYHEENPLGLAPELIGPFLAKFSGRDKGKIPVADPQSVIMRILEARQEGAA, translated from the coding sequence ATGACAAGGCGAACACAAGTCGACCCGGACATCCCCGACAAGCCAGCCGCCGCCGAACCCTGCTACGAATGCCCCTTCCGCACCACCAACGAACACAAACAGATCAGCTTCGAAGTAGAAGGGGTCAATGAGTTTGCCCGTATCTGGTGGGACATCAGCCGCGAAGGCCAAACCTACGGCTGCCACATGGCCCAAAGAGTATGCGCCGGCAGCGTGAACATGATCGTCAATGAACTCGCAAAGCTCCGAAGCTATGGAACCTGGGATCAGTACCACGAAGAAAACCCCCTCGGACTAGCTCCCGAACTGATCGGCCCATTTCTAGCCAAGTTCAGCGGTCGGGACAAGGGAAAGATACCCGTAGCAGACCCACAGAGCGTCATTATGCGGATCCTCGAAGCCAGGCAAGAAGGAGCCGCATGA
- a CDS encoding AAA family ATPase, whose translation MARTDGRCLLYAGMVHAFNGESESCKSMTAQAETARQIMAGNRCLYIDFESDAASVIARLLMLGASPEDIKDNLDYIRPDVDPVSFADENSEWQQLLRNKYTLAVIDGVTEAFAVFGVKSIDNDEVTAWGRKVPRQIAARTGAAVVVVDHVTKSAEGRGRFAIGAQAKMSYLTGAAYMIEIISPVGVGMIGKVALRVGKDRPGQVRPMSGEWRKSDRTQEAAIVTIDSTVSNRILFTVDPPQRKADSNGLPVELMEAISKCVEDAPTPPSFRKINQLVSGKDENKRAAISLLEADGYLSIIPGARNAHEHHLIKPFRAKPSTELIAA comes from the coding sequence ATGGCCCGGACGGATGGAAGGTGCCTGCTCTACGCCGGCATGGTCCACGCCTTCAACGGGGAATCCGAATCCTGCAAGAGCATGACTGCCCAAGCCGAAACGGCACGGCAGATCATGGCTGGCAACCGCTGCCTGTACATCGACTTCGAATCCGACGCAGCATCAGTAATTGCCCGCCTTTTGATGCTGGGTGCTAGCCCCGAGGACATCAAAGACAACCTCGACTACATTCGGCCCGATGTAGACCCCGTATCTTTTGCCGATGAGAACTCAGAGTGGCAACAGCTCCTGAGAAACAAGTACACCTTGGCTGTCATTGACGGCGTAACTGAGGCCTTCGCGGTCTTCGGGGTGAAGTCGATTGATAACGATGAAGTGACCGCATGGGGCCGGAAGGTTCCACGCCAGATAGCTGCCAGGACCGGCGCCGCGGTGGTGGTCGTGGATCACGTAACGAAGTCCGCGGAGGGTAGGGGGCGTTTCGCTATCGGCGCTCAGGCCAAGATGTCGTATCTCACAGGCGCCGCGTACATGATCGAAATCATCAGTCCTGTGGGCGTGGGAATGATCGGCAAGGTAGCCCTGCGAGTTGGCAAAGACAGGCCCGGTCAGGTCCGTCCGATGTCTGGAGAGTGGCGCAAGAGTGACCGCACGCAAGAAGCAGCCATAGTGACGATCGATTCAACGGTTTCCAACAGGATCCTGTTCACTGTCGATCCACCGCAGAGGAAGGCTGACAGCAACGGCCTCCCAGTCGAGTTGATGGAGGCTATTTCCAAGTGTGTAGAAGATGCACCTACACCACCCAGCTTCCGCAAGATCAACCAGTTGGTTTCGGGCAAGGACGAGAACAAGCGTGCCGCTATATCCCTCCTCGAAGCAGACGGATACCTAAGCATCATCCCTGGCGCCCGGAACGCTCACGAGCATCACCTCATAAAGCCCTTTAGGGCTAAGCCTTCAACAGAACTGATCGCAGCGTGA
- a CDS encoding helix-turn-helix domain-containing protein: MTLAIATLLTLSETAARLRKSESQLRWMIHNGTAPPSAKIGGRRLFRESDISDYINQAFEQSAA; the protein is encoded by the coding sequence ATGACATTGGCAATCGCCACCTTGCTTACGCTCTCAGAGACTGCGGCCCGCCTACGCAAGTCGGAATCACAACTGCGTTGGATGATCCACAACGGCACAGCGCCCCCTTCCGCCAAAATCGGGGGGCGCCGACTATTCCGCGAATCGGACATCAGCGACTACATCAACCAAGCATTCGAGCAAAGCGCCGCGTGA
- a CDS encoding site-specific integrase yields the protein MASIQKRENGSWRARYRDEAGKEHARHFPRKIDAQRWLDEVTASVVTGSYVDPKSGRVTLASFFEDWSTRQLWAAGTSKAMSLAVRSCTFADVEFRNLKRSHVEAWVKKMSQDGLAPGTVKTRYNNVRSVLRGARNDRMLATDPADGVSLPRARKAEHAMSIPSPADVGALLGSAESWFKPFVAMCAFAGLRLGEAAAIQLGDIDFLRRTLAVQRQVQRAGKGEVSITLPKYGSERLVHIPDGLVQILAAHVQHVGVHGEQQWLFSGEQGLPPHQNTSGYWWRKTVKAAGLEAVRLHDLRHFYASGLIAAGCDVVTVQRALGHSKATTTLNTYAHLWPTAEDRTRSAAGAMMDDALGISADSLRTQQA from the coding sequence ATGGCGAGCATCCAGAAGCGTGAGAATGGTTCATGGCGAGCCCGTTACAGAGATGAAGCCGGCAAGGAACATGCGCGGCACTTCCCGCGGAAGATCGACGCTCAGCGCTGGTTGGACGAGGTAACCGCGTCCGTCGTCACTGGCAGCTATGTGGATCCGAAGTCGGGCCGCGTCACCCTAGCATCGTTCTTTGAAGATTGGTCCACTAGGCAGCTCTGGGCGGCTGGAACGTCCAAGGCCATGAGCTTAGCTGTCCGCTCGTGCACGTTCGCTGATGTGGAATTCCGCAACCTGAAACGCTCACACGTTGAGGCGTGGGTGAAGAAGATGAGTCAGGACGGTTTAGCGCCCGGAACGGTCAAGACTCGCTATAACAATGTCCGCTCTGTGCTGCGTGGTGCACGCAATGACCGAATGCTGGCTACGGACCCCGCTGACGGCGTCTCGCTGCCCCGTGCACGCAAGGCCGAGCACGCGATGAGCATTCCCTCCCCCGCGGACGTTGGCGCCCTCCTAGGGTCTGCTGAGTCGTGGTTCAAGCCGTTCGTTGCAATGTGCGCTTTTGCAGGCCTGCGCTTGGGTGAGGCAGCGGCAATCCAACTCGGAGATATTGATTTCCTGCGCCGCACGCTTGCTGTTCAGAGACAGGTCCAGCGGGCAGGCAAGGGCGAGGTGAGCATCACGTTGCCAAAATACGGTTCTGAGCGTCTGGTGCACATCCCTGATGGGCTCGTGCAGATCCTCGCCGCCCATGTGCAGCACGTCGGCGTGCATGGAGAGCAGCAATGGTTATTCAGCGGAGAGCAGGGTCTACCGCCGCATCAGAACACTTCGGGCTATTGGTGGCGCAAAACAGTAAAGGCCGCAGGTCTTGAAGCTGTGAGACTCCATGACCTGCGGCACTTCTATGCGTCAGGGTTGATTGCTGCCGGCTGCGATGTCGTCACGGTTCAGCGGGCGTTGGGCCACTCCAAGGCAACGACCACACTTAACACCTATGCGCACCTTTGGCCCACCGCCGAAGACCGAACCAGGTCTGCTGCCGGCGCCATGATGGATGACGCCCTCGGCATTTCTGCGGACTCCCTGCGGACTCAACAAGCCTGA
- the ychF gene encoding redox-regulated ATPase YchF, protein MALTIGIVGLPNVGKSTLFNALTRNQVLAANYPFATIEPNVGVVNLPDPRLAKLAEIFGSQKMLPAPVSFVDIAGIVKGASEGEGLGNKFLANIREAEAIAQVVRVFDDPDVIHVDGKVDPGSDMETINTELILADLQTIENAIPRIEKEVKIKKREAAELAAIKAAQAVLERGDTIFSSIKSDKLEMGHLKELGLLTAKPFIYVFNADEGILGDPAKQDELRALVAPADAIFLDAKLESDLVELDEEEAREMLEMNGQSESGLDQLARVGFHTLGLQTYLTAGPKETRAWTIRQGDTAPQAAGVIHSDFQRGFIKAEVVSFDDLIDAGSMAEAKSRGKVRIEGKEYVMADGDVVEFRFNV, encoded by the coding sequence GTGGCTCTTACTATTGGCATCGTCGGACTGCCCAACGTCGGCAAATCAACTCTTTTCAACGCACTGACCCGCAACCAGGTGCTCGCAGCGAACTATCCGTTCGCAACGATTGAACCCAACGTCGGAGTCGTGAATCTTCCGGATCCCCGCCTGGCAAAGCTGGCCGAAATCTTCGGTTCCCAGAAGATGCTTCCCGCTCCGGTGTCCTTCGTGGACATCGCCGGCATCGTGAAGGGTGCATCCGAGGGCGAAGGCCTGGGCAATAAGTTCCTGGCGAATATCCGCGAGGCCGAGGCCATTGCACAGGTCGTCCGTGTCTTTGACGATCCCGACGTCATCCACGTCGATGGCAAGGTTGATCCGGGCTCCGACATGGAGACCATCAACACAGAGCTGATCCTGGCAGATCTCCAGACCATCGAGAACGCGATTCCGCGCATCGAAAAAGAAGTCAAGATCAAGAAACGGGAAGCTGCCGAGCTCGCAGCCATCAAGGCGGCACAGGCTGTCCTGGAACGCGGCGACACCATCTTCTCCTCGATCAAGAGCGACAAGCTGGAGATGGGTCACCTCAAGGAGCTGGGCCTTCTTACCGCCAAGCCGTTTATCTACGTCTTCAATGCGGATGAAGGCATCCTTGGCGATCCGGCGAAGCAGGACGAACTCCGTGCCCTGGTTGCCCCTGCTGACGCAATCTTCCTTGACGCCAAGCTGGAATCCGACCTCGTGGAACTGGACGAGGAAGAGGCCCGCGAAATGTTGGAAATGAACGGTCAGTCCGAATCCGGCCTCGACCAGCTGGCGCGCGTCGGTTTCCACACCCTCGGCCTGCAGACCTACCTCACGGCAGGCCCCAAGGAAACCCGTGCGTGGACCATCCGTCAGGGTGACACCGCTCCCCAGGCAGCCGGCGTGATCCACTCCGACTTCCAGCGAGGCTTCATCAAGGCCGAGGTTGTCTCCTTCGATGACCTGATCGACGCCGGTTCCATGGCGGAGGCAAAGTCCCGCGGCAAGGTCCGGATCGAAGGTAAAGAGTACGTGATGGCCGACGGCGATGTGGTGGAGTTCCGCTTCAACGTGTGA
- a CDS encoding DNA recombination protein RmuC has product MDGFGLVLALLMLLIGAAIGLATGYVVFRRRGAGLEEDFDAVSARLSEVTAQLAAADAERRLLFTQNRELTASRNSDGSVLRALGPVAEKLTAVQQQVSLLERDRVEQYGQLAQQLQDARLSDEQLLRSTHALASALRSNSARGQWGEVQLRRVVEASGMLRHVDFHEQVHSGRTETTLRPDLVVQLPGGKQLVVDAKVPLASYLAAQEQLHEDGAFGESVAPASNHDSKTLLSQHAKALKSHIDALAGKKYWDIPGNSPELVICFLPAESILASALEADPALLEYALSRNVVLASPGTLLAVLKSVAFTWRQDVLTDSAHELFELAKQLYERMGTLGENVGKLGSSLKTSVDRYNAMVGTLEARVLPTARKLNTMEDAGLAAPMSVEAVPRALAAPELLAEENEESAA; this is encoded by the coding sequence ATGGATGGATTTGGATTGGTTTTGGCCCTGCTCATGCTGTTGATCGGCGCCGCCATAGGTCTGGCAACGGGCTATGTTGTCTTTCGACGCCGGGGCGCTGGCTTGGAGGAAGACTTCGACGCCGTGTCGGCGCGCCTCTCGGAGGTGACCGCGCAGCTGGCAGCCGCCGACGCCGAACGGCGGCTTTTGTTCACGCAGAACCGCGAGTTGACGGCGTCCAGGAACTCGGATGGCAGTGTTTTACGGGCGTTGGGCCCGGTTGCTGAGAAGCTGACAGCGGTGCAGCAACAAGTCTCGCTGCTGGAACGTGACCGGGTAGAGCAATACGGCCAACTTGCCCAGCAGTTGCAGGATGCCCGGTTGTCTGACGAGCAGCTCTTGCGGTCCACACACGCCTTGGCCTCGGCCCTGCGCTCCAACAGTGCACGCGGCCAATGGGGCGAAGTACAGCTCCGCAGGGTCGTGGAGGCTTCAGGAATGCTGAGGCACGTGGACTTCCATGAACAGGTGCATTCAGGCCGGACCGAGACCACGCTTCGGCCGGACCTCGTAGTCCAATTGCCAGGTGGCAAGCAATTGGTAGTGGATGCCAAGGTCCCGCTCGCCTCTTACCTCGCAGCGCAGGAACAACTGCACGAAGACGGTGCTTTTGGGGAGTCGGTGGCACCTGCCAGCAACCATGATTCAAAGACCTTGCTGTCACAGCACGCCAAAGCGCTGAAGTCCCACATCGATGCTTTGGCGGGCAAGAAGTACTGGGACATTCCCGGCAACTCCCCTGAGTTGGTGATCTGCTTCCTCCCTGCTGAGTCCATCCTGGCGTCAGCCCTCGAGGCAGATCCCGCGCTGTTGGAGTACGCCCTGTCCCGCAATGTGGTGTTGGCGTCTCCCGGGACCCTGCTGGCGGTCCTGAAGTCGGTGGCCTTCACTTGGCGCCAGGATGTCCTCACAGACAGCGCCCACGAACTGTTCGAGCTCGCCAAGCAGCTGTACGAGCGCATGGGTACTTTGGGTGAAAATGTCGGCAAGCTGGGCAGTTCCCTGAAGACGTCCGTGGACCGCTACAACGCGATGGTGGGCACGTTGGAAGCCCGGGTCCTGCCGACCGCGCGCAAACTGAACACCATGGAAGATGCCGGCCTTGCAGCGCCGATGTCCGTTGAGGCAGTCCCCCGCGCTTTGGCAGCTCCTGAGCTTCTGGCTGAGGAGAACGAAGAGTCCGCGGCATAG
- a CDS encoding 4-hydroxy-3-methylbut-2-enyl diphosphate reductase, whose amino-acid sequence MTSTAVSIPMPTVPRRRRSPEEVQAAAPVTGPKKVLLAAPRGYCAGVDRAVIAVEKALEHYGPPVYVRKQIVHNVHVVSSLEEQGAIFVEETDEVPEGALVIFSAHGVSPAVVQSAEDRGLRTIDATCPLVTKVHKEAVRFAKDDYDILLIGHEGHEEVEGTAGEAPDHIQIINGPHEVDKVTVRDPEKTIWLSQTTLSVDETMETVRLLKDRFPTLQDPPSDDICYATTNRQVAIKKIAPQADLVIVVGSANSSNSVRLVEVALEYGAKSSYRVDFANEVDEAWFEGVATVGVTSGASVPEVLVKDVLRLLADYGYGEVQEIVTAEEDLLFSLPKELRATLKKAGDVTRALGGRGNRATS is encoded by the coding sequence ATGACCAGCACAGCAGTTTCCATTCCTATGCCCACGGTGCCGCGCAGACGGCGATCTCCGGAAGAGGTACAGGCAGCGGCACCCGTCACGGGTCCCAAGAAGGTTCTGCTGGCGGCGCCGCGCGGCTATTGCGCCGGAGTGGACAGGGCAGTCATTGCTGTAGAAAAAGCCCTTGAGCACTATGGGCCTCCGGTCTACGTCCGCAAACAGATCGTGCACAACGTCCATGTGGTCAGCTCCCTTGAGGAACAGGGAGCCATCTTCGTCGAGGAAACAGATGAGGTCCCCGAGGGCGCCTTGGTCATTTTCTCCGCGCACGGTGTATCTCCGGCTGTGGTCCAGTCTGCTGAAGACCGCGGTCTCCGTACCATCGACGCCACCTGCCCGCTGGTCACTAAAGTTCACAAGGAGGCTGTGCGCTTCGCCAAGGATGACTACGACATCCTCCTGATCGGCCACGAAGGCCACGAGGAAGTCGAAGGAACAGCCGGTGAAGCACCGGATCACATCCAGATCATCAACGGCCCGCACGAGGTGGACAAGGTCACCGTGCGCGACCCCGAGAAGACCATCTGGCTCTCCCAAACGACGCTGAGCGTGGACGAAACCATGGAGACGGTCCGTCTCCTCAAGGACCGGTTCCCGACCCTCCAGGACCCGCCCAGCGACGATATTTGCTATGCCACCACCAACCGCCAGGTGGCCATAAAGAAGATTGCCCCCCAAGCTGACCTCGTGATCGTGGTGGGTTCAGCCAACTCGTCCAACTCCGTGCGCCTGGTTGAGGTTGCCTTGGAGTACGGCGCCAAGAGCTCATACCGCGTGGACTTCGCCAACGAAGTGGACGAAGCCTGGTTCGAGGGCGTCGCCACGGTCGGTGTGACCTCGGGTGCCTCTGTCCCTGAAGTACTCGTCAAGGATGTCCTGCGGCTGCTGGCTGACTACGGCTATGGCGAAGTGCAGGAAATCGTGACGGCAGAGGAAGATCTCCTCTTCTCACTTCCCAAGGAGCTGAGGGCCACGTTGAAGAAAGCCGGCGATGTGACGCGTGCGCTCGGCGGCCGCGGGAACCGGGCAACGTCCTAA